One Rhipicephalus microplus isolate Deutch F79 chromosome 4, USDA_Rmic, whole genome shotgun sequence genomic window carries:
- the LOC119166643 gene encoding uncharacterized protein LOC119166643 — protein MMDSEAQRILLSLIQHQAPSSTEDAVLRTNMAGDVPRRGSEEMRMELRLPCVETGGDGTDTLHLPAPTASRSADGETGAQSKPSGSRRGGGAAEWTEGQTRLLLEYYLKYFPQIGPFKKFKNRKQAFKQISMDIEAVLGIAKTPEQCENRYKTVIRRRKASSDHNKRSGASPTPVPFDDEVKKIESIDDSIEPEVERDASGATFKASPESPAVLSPANTTEENKTQSSNPDTKPRVGTARLAHMQLFFTEMRALQEEKEAQKAARRQEKENRRAERQAERQVLREERRKMHEEKMEILRQAFGLPK, from the exons ATGATGGACTCGGAAGCTCAGCGCATCCTACTGTCTTTAATTCAACACCAGGCACCATCTAGTACGGAAG ATGCAGTTCTGCGTACAAATATGGCTGGCGATGTGCCAAGGCGAGGGAGCGAAGAAATGCGCATGGAGCTCAGATTGCCATGCGTTGAAACAGGAGGTG ATGGCACAGATACTCTGCACCTGCCAGCTCCCACTGCATCAAGATCAGCTGACGGGGAGACTGGTGCTCAAAGCAAGCCATCAGGCTCCAGGAGAGGAGGTGGAG CTGCTGAATGGACAGAGGGGCAAACAAGGCTGCTCCTAGAGTACTACCTCAAATATTTCCCTCAGATTGGCCCATTTAAAAAATTCAAAAACAGGAAGCAAGCCTTTAAACAAATATCGATGGACATCGAGGCTGTGCTTGGCATAGCCAAAACCCCAGAACAGTGTGAAAATAGGTACAAAACAGTAATTAGGCGTCGGAAGGCGTCTTCCGACCATAACAAAAGGTCTGGTGCTTCACCCACCCCTGTGCCTTTTGACGACgaggtgaaaaaaattgaaagcattGATGACAGCATTGAACCGGAGGTAGAGCGAGACGCCTCAGGGGCTACATTCAAAGCCTCGCCCGAATCTCCGGCCGTGTTGTcacctgccaacaccactgaGGAAAATAAGACGCAGTCCTCAAATCCCGACACGAAGCCACGGGTAGGAACTGCACGCCTGGCACACATGCAGTTGTTTTTTACTGAAATGAGGGCACTGCAAGAAGAAAAGGAGGCTCAAAAGGCGGCCAGacgtcaagaaaaagaaaatcgaaGAGCTGAAAGGCAGGCCGAGCGACAGGTGCTTCGTGAAGAGCGGCGCAAAATGcatgaagaaaaaatggagatTCTCCGTCAGGCCTTTGGACTTCCAAAATAA